In the genome of Nitrospira japonica, one region contains:
- a CDS encoding YkgJ family cysteine cluster protein, whose product MWQTKRPTVKGQDEKAVDAMKDGVVVRPVNSVYRRDSAFSYACHACSRCCHDKVIRLNPYEVDRLAMNRGITTTEFLSRYTESNGTSLRRVEEGACVFLSRQGCGVHEDRPLVCRLYPLGRRVTAEGEETFHELTPHPRTEGEYGRGGTVQDFLTTQGAQPFIEAVDRYVELVGSMAVKLHSVAANDHDLLAEVKQATEGVDQRHDAILRDWTDMDSVLTQYCLERGMTVPDDVTERMPLHIRAVTERLDKL is encoded by the coding sequence TTGTGGCAGACGAAGCGACCGACCGTGAAAGGGCAGGATGAGAAAGCCGTGGATGCCATGAAGGATGGTGTCGTCGTCAGGCCGGTGAATTCCGTCTATCGGCGCGACAGCGCCTTTTCGTATGCCTGTCACGCATGCAGCCGGTGTTGCCACGACAAGGTCATTCGTCTCAATCCGTATGAAGTGGACCGGCTTGCCATGAATCGCGGGATCACGACGACGGAATTTCTCTCGCGCTATACGGAGTCCAACGGAACATCTCTCCGGCGCGTTGAAGAGGGCGCCTGTGTATTCTTGAGCAGGCAGGGGTGCGGCGTGCATGAGGATCGCCCATTGGTCTGCCGGCTCTATCCGTTGGGGCGCCGCGTAACGGCCGAAGGCGAAGAAACGTTCCATGAACTCACGCCCCATCCACGGACCGAGGGAGAGTACGGTCGTGGAGGAACGGTTCAAGATTTCCTGACGACGCAAGGCGCGCAGCCGTTCATCGAGGCCGTCGATCGTTACGTCGAGTTGGTCGGGAGCATGGCCGTCAAACTGCACAGCGTGGCGGCGAATGACCACGACCTGCTGGCCGAGGTGAAGCAGGCGACCGAAGGCGTCGATCAACGGCATGACGCGATCCTGCGGGATTGGACGGACATGGATTCCGTCCTGACGCAGTATTGCCTTGAACGAGGAATGACCGTGCCCGACGACGTAACGGAGAGGATGCCTCTCCATATCAGGGCCGTGACGGAGCGGCTGGACAAACTATAA